The following is a genomic window from Pseudomonas sp. FP2335.
GACTTGCTGACCATCCTGCTGGTGTCGCTGATCACCTCCAAGGGCGCCCACGGCATCCCGGGCTCGGCCCTGGTGATCCTGGCGGCGACACTCACGGCGATCCCGGCGATTCCGGTGGTGGGCTTGGTGCTGGTGCTGGCGGTGGATTGGTTCATGGGCATCGGTCGCGCATTGACCAACCTGATCGGCAACTGCGTCGCTACCGTAGCCATCGCCCGCTGGGAAAAAGACATCGACATCCAGCGCGCCAATAAAGTACTCGAAGGCCAGCACGGTTATACCTTCCAGGCCAAGAAGCCGGTACTGCCGGCGCATCAGGAGTTCTGAGGTATTCCTGAGGACAACACAGACCAATGTGGGAGCTGGCTTGCCTGCGATAGCGGTGTATCAGTAAAGAATTATTTGACTGACACACCGCTATCGCAGGCAAGCCAGCTCCCACACTAGATCTTCACTGGATTCATTACCGTATTTGCAACATAAAGGAGAGGTAGACGTGATAAGCACCTCAACCGTCGTCAATTCAGTGGTAGAAAAACTCCGCGCCGCCCTGGCGCGGGGTCAGTGGCGCCGGGGCGAAATGCTGCCCGGCCAACGCGAACTGGCGGAACAGATGGGCATCAGCCGCCCGAGCCTGCGCGAAGCGGTGATCGTGCTGGAAACCCTTGGCCTGGTGCGCTCGATGCCCGGAAAGGGCGTGGTCGTGCTCGAAACCGATGTCAGCGAACCCCAGACCAACGACGCGGTGGCCGACGCCAGCCTCGAAGACATCCTGCAACTGCGCTACACCCTGGAGCCCTTCGTCGTGGGCCTGGTCGCCCAGTCCATCAGCAGCAAGGAAGTCGGCCAACTGCGCCTGACCCTGATGGACATGCGCGAAGCCCTCGACGCCGAAGACGCCGAGGCCGGCATGAATGCCTATATCGGCTTTCACGAAGAACTGTTCGCCCTGACCTCCAACCCGATCTTCCAGAACGTGGTGCAGCAGACCCGCAACGCCCTCAAGCTAAGCGCGCAGGTACTGCGCAACTCGCCGGAACACCT
Proteins encoded in this region:
- a CDS encoding FadR/GntR family transcriptional regulator, translating into MISTSTVVNSVVEKLRAALARGQWRRGEMLPGQRELAEQMGISRPSLREAVIVLETLGLVRSMPGKGVVVLETDVSEPQTNDAVADASLEDILQLRYTLEPFVVGLVAQSISSKEVGQLRLTLMDMREALDAEDAEAGMNAYIGFHEELFALTSNPIFQNVVQQTRNALKLSAQVLRNSPEHLAERLRENEAVVRAIRNKNSALASAEMRRHILQEGLRMGIRLNIPDDHLGS